From Alloacidobacterium dinghuense:
CAGGTCTGGAGCTTTTCTCCAAACTTGCTTGCACCCCACTCGTTCAGCTTTGGCGCTGCCTACCGTTTCCGCTAGAGGGCTAGCGGAAAAGCTTCATCGCACTGAGCACGGTGTTGTAGACACCCCAGGCTGCGGGGATGCACACGAGCAGCCAGGCCAGCGCGATGAGAGTAGGTGAACTTTTCTTTTCCATTTCAGTGTCCTCCTGCAGCGGCAGCCGGTGCTTCGCTCTTGATCCAATACTTTTGCGGGACCGCACGGACGAGCAGGTTGGCAAGGAACCCTACAATCAGCAGGCCGACCATGATGTGCAGCACGAGTTGATAGGCGCCGGCGTGATCGACTCCATGCTTGATCTGGGACTCACGCATGTAGTTCACCAGCACGGGGCCGAGGATTCCTGCAACCGACCATGCGGTAAGCAGGCGTCCATAGATCGCTCCGATGTTGTAGGTGCCGAAGAGGTCCTTGAGATACGCCGGAGCAGTTGAGAAGCCTGCGCCGTAGATGCTGAGCATGATTCCGGCAGTCAGCACGAAGAGACCGATACTGTTCATGTGCGCGGCGCTGGTATAGGGCAAGATGGAATAGCCGATAATCGCGAGGCCGAGCAGGATCATGAAGGTCGCCTTGCGACCGATGAAGTCGGATACGGTAGACCAGAAAAATCTGCCCGCCATGTTGAAGAGGCTTAATACGCCGACGAATCCGCCGGCGGCAATGGCGGTGATGCCGAAGAGGTCCTGGATCATGGGCGAGGCCTGCTCCAGGATGCCGATGCCTGCGGTGGTGTTCATGCAAAGCACGATCCAGAGTAGCCAGAACTGCGGCGTGCGAAAGGCAGGACCGACGGCTACGCCGTGCGTCGTAACCATTCCGGAAGCTGCGGGCTTGGGCTGCCAGCCTTCGGGCTTCCAGCCCGGCCGCGGCACACGCACCAGCGCTGCGCCAAATGCCATGAAGCAGAGATAAAACGTGCCCATGACGAGGAACGTCTTTTCGACGCCAACGTCGGTGGGCGTGTGGAAGAAGGCCATGAGCTTGACTGCAAGCGGCGAGCCGATCATGGCTCCTCCGCCGAAGCCCATGATGGCCATGCCGGTCGCGAGGCCGGGACGGTCTGGAAACCAGCGAATGAGCGTGGCTACTGGAGCGCTATAGCCGAGCCCGAGTCCCATGCCGCCGATGATTCCATAGCCGAAATAGACGAGCCAAAGCTGATGAAGATGAACACCGAAGGATGCGATGAAGAATCCCAGGGCGAAGAGGACTGACGCGTAGGCCATAGCGCGGCGCGGGCCTTCACGCTCAAGCCAGGGGCCGAAGAATGCCGCTGAGAGCCCGAGCACGCCAATGGCGAAGGAGAAGATCCATCCGACTTCAGGTTGGGTCCAGTCACCTGGAGCGGATTTCGTGATGCCGATCAGGTGCGTGAGAGGGATCTTGAAGACGCTGAACGAATATACCTGACCGATAGAAAGATGCACTGCAAGGGCCGCCGGGGGAACAAGCCATCGACTGAAACCAGGCCTGGCAACAGAACGCTCATGATCGAGGAAAGAAAGAAATGCCACTCAAATCCTCCATGTATAGAGAGACGAGTCACAAACCCGACGATGCTAACAACTTCGGGCAAACTCGCGCAAAGAGGAATTTTTGAATAAGAAAATGAATTTTTGAAAAAAGATCGGTTGTTTTGAGCCCATCAACGGCTGGATGTCTGCCTGTATAGACAGGATTTCTCTTGCTTCCAATGCTGCTCAACCTTTAACGTGATTGCGGGCGACGAATTTCAATTTTTCGTGCTTTTATCCTTCATTCAATCAAGAGGTATAGCTAGAGGCATGCCGTCGACGACTACCAGCCCTGATCCGAATCTCGATTCTGTTTTGCGCGAAAATCGCGTTTTTCCCCCTCCAGCCGAGTTTGCCGCGAAGGCTCGTATCAAGAGCCTTACCGAATACGAAGAGAGGTATCGCAAATCCGTGGCGGATCCGGAGAACTTCTGGGCGGAAGCGGCGCGCGAGTTGCACTGGTTTGAACCTTGGGAGAAAGTTCTGGACTGGAACTTGCCCTGGGCGAAGTGGTTTGTGGGCGGCAAAATCAATCTAAGCTACAACTGCGTAGACCGGCATGCCCTGGGAGACAAGCGCGATAAGGTTGCGATCTTGTGGGAGGGCGAGCCCGGTGAGGTGCGCAAGCTCACCTT
This genomic window contains:
- a CDS encoding MFS transporter small subunit, with translation MEKKSSPTLIALAWLLVCIPAAWGVYNTVLSAMKLFR
- a CDS encoding L-lactate MFS transporter, with product MAFLSFLDHERSVARPGFSRWLVPPAALAVHLSIGQVYSFSVFKIPLTHLIGITKSAPGDWTQPEVGWIFSFAIGVLGLSAAFFGPWLEREGPRRAMAYASVLFALGFFIASFGVHLHQLWLVYFGYGIIGGMGLGLGYSAPVATLIRWFPDRPGLATGMAIMGFGGGAMIGSPLAVKLMAFFHTPTDVGVEKTFLVMGTFYLCFMAFGAALVRVPRPGWKPEGWQPKPAASGMVTTHGVAVGPAFRTPQFWLLWIVLCMNTTAGIGILEQASPMIQDLFGITAIAAGGFVGVLSLFNMAGRFFWSTVSDFIGRKATFMILLGLAIIGYSILPYTSAAHMNSIGLFVLTAGIMLSIYGAGFSTAPAYLKDLFGTYNIGAIYGRLLTAWSVAGILGPVLVNYMRESQIKHGVDHAGAYQLVLHIMVGLLIVGFLANLLVRAVPQKYWIKSEAPAAAAGGH